The Ricinus communis isolate WT05 ecotype wild-type chromosome 8, ASM1957865v1, whole genome shotgun sequence sequence AAAATCCACTAAAAACAAACTCTCTTAGCGCTTTGCTTCCCTCTTCTTAtctattcttaaaaaatcaagaaatcaGAACTTCAAAATCTAAAGCCATTAGCATGGCAATGGGAAGCTCTCACCTTTTACAACCTCACTttccctcttcttcttcttcttcttcttctttctcttctcaCTCTCATTCccattctattttcttttatttcaagaaCATTGACAccaagagaaagaagagacCAACAATTCTTGCTTGTAGTCGTCAAGAAGATCCAGATGATATCATTTTTAGCAGGAAGAGAGCTGTTCTTTTTGTGGGTATTTCTGTTCTTCCTTTCTTGCAACTCAGGGCCAGAGCTCTTGACACTTCTTTTACTAGTGAGTTCTTTTCTGGCTTctgttttcatttctttgcATTTCAGAGTTCATTTCTGTTTTGGGATTTTGTCACTGTTGTATCTGGTAACGTGGATTCTTGAATTACTCGTTAATACGAGCAGTGTTCTTGTGATTTCAAGTTTAATTATCTGGTTCTTGGTAGTATGATCTGTGTATGGAAATAGGGCAGACATTGGTTTTCTTAATGTATCATCATTGGATTGTGGTATCTGGCAATAGGTTAaacgttttctcaaattgttATTTGGTTACATTTACCTGTTATTGTTACTTGATGTTCGTTAATTTTTTCGTAATGGACTGTATTACTGGTGATTAGCTTCTAAGTtcctttcaaaattaaaatctcagATAGAATCTTTTGAAAAGAATAAGTGAAAACGCTTTTCTTATGTTATTTTCCTTAACATCTTTCTGAACATGAATCGCATTAAAATATGTCCTGTCACCGACTTCCCTTCATTATTTGTTGTTCGGCTCTTATTAGTAAAATCTTGTCTTGGAATACGATGTATAAACAAGAAGCAACAGAGGGAAATAACGAACTGACAATGTatcaaatttatgaataatgCAGTTTTTGTTTGCTCAAACTTCAATGTTTGGGGTGAATACCTTAAAATGATTCAAGCACGATGTTACACCTTGGAGGAGCTTATTTGAACCAAACCAACAGGAGAATGTATAAAGTATCATAATTGTGGCGAATTACTATCATCAAGAAGTAAAGAGTAGGAAGCAGAAAATTACAACTATCCAAAGATTGATATTTTTGTTCTTAACAACAGTCTTTGATATTTCATATTGGGGTGAACGAAAGCTGATATATAGTTTCACTATAAATGACAGCTACTTGCCTTTCGTTTAGTAAACATTCtagtgaaaagaaaatttataatgtaaATGAATATgatcattaatttatttatgatgtATCTAAGGTCTTAGATAAGCAATATAATTCGTTTCTtcgtaaaaaatatatgtttttatacAAGCTTTATCCTTTTTCAGAAGATTAATTTCTCGTATGACGTTCATGTATTTGAAACTTGTTTATTGAAGTGGATGGCTTTTTAATCCTTCAAGTTCTTAGAGGTTATCAGATATAGTGCTGCTGAATTACCTCTAATTACCTTGCATGCATGTATATTCACTCTCAACTAAGGGAAATTTCTATCCTTTAGCCAATTGTTTATTGGCATTCACAGGAAAAGAATATCTGTAAGCAATGCATTCCATTTTTTTGTTTAGGCCCTTAGCAAAATgggaaaaagtaaaaaggaaaaggaaaatatgaaATGCATGGCTCAAGGGTATCTTTTCTTTGCAGCGATATTATGTAAGCAAGTATATAGTTTGAGGAGAATTCCTGCATTGTCCTAATTGCAAAAACATTGAATCGTCTATGAAACCTTGTGGCTTTAAGTAATTTGCTGGAAGTGGGGACTTCAGATCTTTTACAGTAAGATAGGGCATATATTATCTCTATATCTGACATGATTCACTCTTTCTCCTTGAAGGACTGATATTTTCTTCAAACTATATTGCTTTTGGAAGCCGATCTGTTTCATCTCacttttttaactttataagcttttgttcattttatttcAGAAGAAATTGAGCTCAAATCACTTGAggagaaacaaaaagaagaggTCTGAATTTCTGCTTCACTTACAATTTAATCCAGACAACTACACTTTTGGTATTCTTAAGTTTGAAATATTCTGAATTCAGCTGTTATCTTGGACAGCTAGCAATTCAAAGATATAAGCCACCAAATCCCTTTCTGTCTCTCCTGAATGGACTTGGTATATTTGGTACTGGCGTGCTTGGTGCATTCTATGCATTGACTctgaaggaaaagaaagctGCTGAAACAACAATGGAATATGTAAGCAACTGCTGACCTTCTCTGTCTTGTTTCTTCAAAACCTGAGTCAACCATGAtgcttttaaaatattcaagaaGCACCCCATTCTTAGGGTATTTTCATGTAGAGAGAGGTTAAGGTAAATACTCCTTTTTCTTGGATCTTGAGgacttaaatatttatatatattgtcaATCAGTCTATCTACATGTTAGAAGTGGAATGTATCCTCCATTTCTCCCAAATTCTCGAGTCTAGAAGTTGAATCATGTTTCTTCAATTATGAAGCTAAAGTAATTTTCTCTTGGTCATGTTTCTCGCTTAACACATGAAACTGGTGCAATGCACAGATGACAGACAAACTGAAAGAGAACGAAGCTACTATTGTTTCCTTGGAGAAGAACTTTGAAGCAAAGCTATTAAGTAAACAGGAAGAATTTTCAAAGCAACTGAGAGAGGCAAAGGAAGAACAGCAGGTTCTAGTGAACCAGCTAAATTCGGCTAACAGTACAATTACAGGGCTAGGACAGGAGctgaaaaatgagaaaagaataattgaGGAGCTTAACGCTCGAATAGGTGGTCTGGGAGCTAATCTGTCAAAAGCTGAGGAAGACAAGAAAGCTCTTGAAGGAGAGATGGAGGAAAAACTCAATTCTATTGAGGTCCTACAAAATAAGATTAACTTGCTTAGTATAGAGCTTAAGGATAAGGAAGAAAATGTTCAAAGCCTCAGCTCTTTGCTTGCTGAAAAAGAATTGGAGGTGAAGAACTTGAATTCTACCTACAAGGAAACAAAGGATGAACTAGCCAAGGCAGAGAGAGATACCAAAGCACTAAAAGATGAACTTCTGAAAGTTATCAAAGAACTGGAATCTAAGAACTTGGTAGTGGATGAATTGAATTCGACAGTGAGTTCTTTAATGTTTGAGAAAGATGAATCTAACAAGAAGCTCAATGCCGTTCAGAAGGAGTACAATGATCTGAAGTCATCCTCCGAAAAGAAGGCTGCTTTGGATGCTGTCCTGttgagagaaagagaagatgaGCTTGGCCGATTAAAGGAGAAACTTGAGCTTGCTCAGAATGAAGTGAGAGGAAGCCAGGCCATTATTGCAGATTTGATCCAGGCAAGAGAAGATTTGAGGAAAAAGCTTGATACAGAATTGAACAATGTAAAGAATCTGAAACATGAACTTCAAAACAGTCAGGAAGCTCTAGGGAAGTTTAGAAATGAGGCTTCTCATCTGGCAAAAGAACTCGAGCAGTCAAGAAGTAAGTGCACGGTGCTTGAGGCTGAGGTTTCTAGAATCGAGGCTGAATTTGCCAAGGCTACAGAAACAATGCAAAAGGGCCTTGAGAATGCAAAACAGAGTGGTGAAGAGTTGGCTGGTGAGATTATGGCGTTAAAGGAACAACTGAGGAAATCTAAGGAGGATCTGCAAATAGCGTCCCTTGATCTGGGAGCTTTAACAATAGAACGTAATAGTGCACAGGAGGAATTGGTAGATGTCTATAAGAAAGTTGAAGTCACAGCCAATGAACTAATTGAAGAGAAAAAGGTAGCATCTTCATTGAGCAAAGAGCTAGAAAACCTACAGAACCAAGTCATGAAAGACAAGGAAGCCAGAAAGTCTCTTGAAAGGGATCTAGAAGAAGCTACTAAATCACTGGATGAGATGAATCGAAATGCATTGATACTTTCTGGGGAGCTGGAGATAGCAAATACTAGGATTGCTAGCCTTGAAGATGATAAAGAGGCACTTTACAAGTCTCTTACAGAGCAAAAGAATGCATCTAAAGAGGCTCAAGAGAACATGGAAGACGCACATAACATGGTCTTGAAGCTTGGTAAAGAAAGGGAGAGTTTGGAGAAGAAAGCAAAGAAACTTGAAGAAGAATTGGCGTCGGCCAAAGGTGAAATACTCCGTTTAAGGAGTAAAATAAACTCCTCGAAAACTGTTCCAAATGAGCAGGAACATTCTCAGAAAGGTGAAGCAATAAATTCCTCAACAGCCCTTCCGAATGAGCAGGCTTCTCAGAAAGGTGAAGCTGAAGAGAAGGTGACTGTCACTGCGAAGAGAGGCGGCAGAAGGAGAAGAACTGGATCCCAGCAGTGAAGGGTATTATCTGTCATCTGATTAATTCTCTCAATGCTAAATGGTATTTGCTTGTATCATCATTCAACCTAAGCTAAGCTAAATTTATTGCATTGTATAGATGTGATGTTGAGGCATAAATATTGAGGAAATTcttgttcataattttttgttaaatgCCATTTGTTGTAAGCTTATTATAACAGATTTGTAAATTCTTACAACACAATTCTCCTCCATTAGTTTTCATCCAATTTTCAGAGAGGCGGGTAAGCTTTTTTCTTGGCTATGAGATTATCACATTAATATCTAACAGGAGCATtattaatcataaaagaaGTTCAACAATATCAACATTTtcagttaattaattaattaattcagtGATCCAGCGAATGCTTCGAAAACCTACATAACCACAGCAAATCAGttgttaaattctttttttcaggagctgaaatttatttattttttataaaaaaaacaggTTTGATTTAGAGgaattataaagtaaattacacatttaaatatatttctgttaaaacaattaaggaaaaaaatattaaaacaaatttataaCTGGGGGGTCTGCAGtacaagagagaaaaagaaaactaaaaataaataaataaatatatatatatatataattcttctatgaatttcttttattattcaattatatgtaaatgtaaatatattattatataaaaagataattaattaggtGGTAAACTGAGTGCACGTAATTGGAGGTGAGGTGGATAATTGttgctaataataataataagaaaaaaatattccctttctctcttttcattATTCCGTTCCTGTTGTCTCATATACGACTCTCTATTTCTTCTtcgttttcttcttcttctctaaatgtatataataactaaattaagggaattcttttcttttgattcttcgaaaatttaacaaaattcttcaactttttgtttgtttgctCGATTCAATTTCATCGGATCCGATCCCATTTCCACAATCTTCACTTCGTAATTTCTTTTGCTTACCTAAAACCTTAAAGTccgttttttcttttcttttttggggttTAATTGGGTTAAGGACTTAAAAGGCAAGGGTAATAGAGATGTTCTATGGGGCAGTAGTATGGGATCCATGGCAAATAGTAGCACAAATAGTTTGTCTTCAATGCCTATATTATCTAACTCTTGGTTTATTTTTGTCTATTCTCGTCGGCACGCGTGTCTCTCGCATGAGCcttgtttatttctttgattttgcTGCTATCACCACCTCTACTATCACTGGCTGGTGCGTCATTGCCTCCTTTCTTCTCACCTCTATCGCCGGGTaactctttttattatttcttttactacttgtatttttattattaactgTCTGGTTAGTTCCACTTGTTATCTGAATTATGCTAGTTaagtagtttttttttaatgttttattcttttaattgtttgttACTTCATTAGGTACCGTTAGCTTGATTGTTATAGTTAATGGGCtgcttttgttttgtttaattagtttttcatGTTTCTCTTGTTAGTTTAGCTCACACAGTTTGATGACTATTATTAAGGTTTCACTTGAAAGTTTGTTAGTGGCTATCATCAGTGTGATTATGATTATAGATTGGCTATCTACTAGTTGATTATCATACGTCAGTTTCCTGATCGATATTAGGAGGAAATTTAGCTTTTCATAGTGTCTGGTGTCTCTTTCTGATATGATATGCTCTTATTATACTGTATTATGCGTCGCATGGTTTTTTATGCCATGAAGTGGGTTCAAGCAAACAATCtgttttaatttgaattggGTATTGGGAATACTATAAAGTCAGCTGTAAAACAATTTGTTGAGGCTAATGTGAACTATCTGTTTCAACATGAACTGAGAATCAGGTTTGAAGTGTCATTTTGGTCAGATAGTTTGAGCAGCTGCTCTTTCTCTCTGTGTTGAGATGCCatttgtttcttcttgctgTTGTTTTTTAGTGCCAGAAATTCATCCCCTTAAAGAGTGATCTGAGTGCCTGAGCTTTTTCATGTTTGTATTTTGTATCTATTCTGGATGCACAGATATAGCAACATTTTTGTTCTTATTGTGTGTTAATCTTATACTTTGCTTATTTCTTTCCTCTGATTTGTGTAGAGCTGGATTTATGCTTTACTTGATTGAGAGGGCTAAAAAGTGCTTAGATTTTTCTGCAACCCTCTACACCATTCATCTCTTCGTATGTATTGTATATGGAGGTTGGCCTTCTTCAGTAACTTGGTGGGTTGTCAGTGGTACTGGACTTGCAGTGATGGCTTTGCTTGGTGAATATCTCTGCATTAGACGTGAACTTAAAGAGATTCCAATCACACGATACCGGTCAAGTAAGAGCTGTTCTTACATATTTATCCtgaaagtttatttttattttccaatgCTTCTTTTATGGCCTTTTCTTTCTGCAGAatacaattatatataaatagctACCTTTGTGAGGATGAATTTCTGTTTGATATCATCTTTTGTTGCCCAACATTTATCATTTGAAATATTGCTGGTAATTTGGTCTGTGGCCTTAATAGGGCTGTAAATAAACTTGAGTTGTCTTATCCAGTAGTGTGCATCTATATAAAAAGAACTTCCGGTGTGAATGATGCTTCAAGTGGATTCATCAACTATAACACCCAATCCACATTGAAAAGTGATTGTGGGTTTGATGTACTTATAAGAGTCTAAATGAGTTACTACTAACACCTAGGGGTTGACTTTTGAGCCATGTTGGCAGGTCCAACCTCGCCTCTAGTTGTTAGGTCAGTAATTCATGCAGGCTCGGGCTTTACATCAACAGACTTGCTAAAGCAAAtgtcttaattttcttttggactAAAATGCTTATCAATTTTTCAAAAGCTCGTCCTGCATGTTATGTTTGAAGTCTATGCCAAGAGTTTTCCTTGCATGAGTGTTTTCTAGACTTTGgagaaattttattgaaattagtTTAATCAAAACTACATTTGTTTTGCAAAATTAAGCAATGTGACTTTTCGTTTCAATCTCATTGGGAGTGGCTAGCTTAGGGCTTTGGTCATAAAACCTCAATGCTCCCAAGCTGTTAGGGTTGAGGACTGAAGTGCTGAACCACTAGGTCAATGGCCAGGTTTGACTTTTAGTTTCTATTATACCTCGAATAATGATCTTAGACTCTTTCCTTGCAGATGTTTGATTTACAAGGATAACTCGACTGCAGGAACAGGCTTTGTTTTGTGACCATATTTGCTACTTATGTAATGGTTTCAAGGAGATCGTGCATGAAGCGTTTGAGATGTCAAATTGAAATTGTTATACACAAAATAGTTTCAGTCTAAATGTCTAATTCTTTTCTAAGCTGGAGGTAATGATAGAGAAATGTACATTGAAAATGGAGAAGGTTCGTAAAAGATGGAGAGATGGAGCATCTGAGACTAGGTATGAGTTGTGTCAGGAAACTCTTAATTATACATTTATAGGTGGTTTATGGGAAAGATGATGGCTGATGTTCTtctgatattattttttggttCAATGCATTAGTTTTAGTGACATTTTGATGATTCCATGTATGCCCATGAACTGAGAGAATTTCATTGGTTATATCTACAGATCTATAGGGCTGGTAAACTGACATTCATTTTTTCAATCTTTATGATAGGATTTGTTTTTAAGCTACTTGACATGGTAAAGTTGAGTTGGAAGTCCTAGCTTATATTAGGTGAATCACTTGGTGATTTAAGAATTGGTTAGGGTAAACTTTGGTTTGGTGTTTTGGACATTATGGTTAATTTCTTGATTGTTGCTTGGGCTACTTGAAATCCTTGTCATCATTATagctctccctctctctctctctctctttcaaaCACATGCCTGTGCATTTGCACACATGCCTGTGCATTTGCACACATGCCTGTGCATTTGCACACATGCATAACACACTCTCTCTCGTTCACGCGCATGCCATCTCTTCTAATGCATAAATATATgccatttctttcaataatAGGAGTAGGTTTAGGTTTAGGAAGGCATGATGGATACAGCCACATCTCAGTGTTACTGAGCACTATAACAGTGAAAGATAAAGATATGAGATGGCAGAGTTGGGAGTAAAGAGGATCGTATATGGGGATGGCACTTCATATACTCATCTCCTGTCAGCCTTTGTTAAAATTCCATCCATTTGTAACCATCAGTAAGATGAAGTGTGTTTGCTCATTAACTCTGAATATCAGAGGCAACAAGCCATGGATTGCTGACTTTCCTTGTAGAAAGAAGAAACTTGGTCAGTTATACCAAACATGGATTTTAGCGTAAACCTGTGTAGGGTTGGTTAATTATAAGCAACAGATTGTGTCATTTGGATGTTAGAATCCAATTCTTCTGAAGAAACATTCAATTACTTCAGAAGTATAGACAAAATGATATCCTCTCGTTCCTCATTTCACGCCtgttttaccttaaaaaaaaaaactgtggAGTGCTTTGTTGTTGTTATTGATCGATGCATATTAATTGATTGGTTTCCAGCAGCTTTTGAATTACTGAGTTACTTCATCAATCAcattcaaattataaatataattttctttcctttacaCATACAACCGCTAACACATTAACTACCATCTGTGCTCATCGTGGAGATGGAGCAAGAGAATCACATGAGAAACATCAGAATCACACTTAATGATCctgagagagaaagagagagatagaATGTGTGATACAAAAGGGCAGTGTAGAATTTATGAGTATCACAAAGCTGAATTTATAGAGCATAGCATAAAACCAAGAACCAGTAATGTTCATGAGATTAATAGTGCTTCttttttgctcaattttgaatCTTGTTGCTTCTTTGGAAATGGCTAATGAGCAGGCAGATGTAGTTGCTGTGGGTGATTGCTTGTATAGGTAATAGTGCCGAGAACTCATTGATTAGCCCTAAGATCAAAACTACTAACCAGTTTTACCTATTTAATGAAGCTATTGGTGAGAGGTTAAGGTTTCCTTTTTCATGTTTATCCTTGTTTGTTGGAGTCACCACAGATTATAGGGCTACATGAACATAAAGTAGTGAGTGGCTTATTAATAAAGTGTTGAGGTTCCTCTCTAGTCCTGAATTAAGGAGCTACAcgtgatattttatttagtgtTTGAGCATCATGTGAAAGCTTTTTGGATCAAAGTAGGGCGTAAGACAGAGTAGAATATGTCCATgattttcatttgttttaacAATCACTTGCTTGCTGCTGCtgcaaatttgatatttttattctctAGGTTTGTACTAAATCTTAAAAGTTCAGATTGCAAATGGGTGACGTCTAAATATGGTTAATGGTAAAGACAAAGGCTTATGAGGCTGTTTTTGATTAATGAACCCGCAACTGTTTGACTGTCCATCTTCTTTTGGGctaaagagagaagaaaaaaaaagtattcaTATTTTTGTCTACTGACGACTACAAGAGATTCAATAGAGGGTCCACTTGGATAGCCCTGGATTTTATATGAAGGTGAATTTTGGATCTGTATTTCAAGTGAACCGGTTAGATCTGCTCATgttcctcttttttctttttttcctgtagctatttttttgaaatttgactagttatattttctaaaaaagtaataataattaaaaaatatatattcaaaagTAGGTGCTTCATATCATCCTCCTCTCTATGGCTGCAGTTCTTGAGACAACCTTGTTACAGTTGTGGTTTTCGTGCTTAGATTGgaaatttctgatttttctattgttcTTTAACATGGTCTGACTTGCTACAGGAATGGAGCATTGATTATGTGCCCTCACTTTGCCTTATTGATATGAGTTTCAGGATTGGCCGTTTTCTATGTTAACCATTTTTTGGTACACGAGGCACAatgaagaacataaaacaTCCACAGTTTTCTTCTGttttacaaaatataattaaaataagcaAGTGAACTTACTTGTAAGATATAAACTTCAAAATCTCTTGTCAAAAAGAGCGTACTTCtcatctattttaataaagaaagagcaaTATTTTTCATTGCCTTGCATTCCCGGCAAacagaaaaatgaaagaaaggtCCTCTCCTTGCTCTAGCTCTCTCTTCCTATCTATCATGCCATGATCTGAAAAGGGTTAGTTaacttttcatttctttccaTTGTCCTACTTAATTAAGTCTTCTGGGAGGTCATGCCTGTGACTTCCACAAGGCCGAAATGTCGGTAACAGCTTCTCCAACTGAAAGGTAGAGTCCATTTAATCCAAATGAATCCAATATTTTAGACTCTTGTAGTTTTTCCATCACACTTCCAACAGGATTAACTAATACAAGCTGCATGagaaaatagatttaatcAAGTTATATTACCGAAATGTATGCTTGGATATTGACCCGGACAATATTTTTGTTTGGTCATACAGTATTTAGATATATACCTGAAGGGTTCTTTTATCCAGCATCTTTCTGAGTTCGCATACAAAATCAATACCACTTGTGTCTATTGCTGTCACAGCTGAAATCACGGTAAAGATTTTGTTAGTAATGGTACCAAAAAGGTGTCCTGAAACTCATTGCATGAGTAACTACTTTTAGTTGTAATTGAGATGCTAATAATTTTCCTCATACATTTCACTTATGTAAGAAGCGCTTAGATGCAAAAGCGATTCTACTACTGGAATGCATAAATTGCTACTGACATGGAAAAAGATCCTTGTTCTACTGAACAATTCTCTTAGACAAAAAGCAATTTACCTGTCATGTCCAGAATTATGCATTTAAGTGGGCTTTCATTATTTGCTTTTatcctctcttcttcctcaCGAACCCATCTAAGTATCCTGCAATAGAAGATCCTTTATTTCAGAATAGCATAACCCGATTacttactaaaataatatatagcaATGATAGTCTAATAATGAACTTGCATAGCAGCATTTTAAGTATTAAGAAGTATGGTGTACTAACCTTTCTTGGAGGTATGTCGAATTTGCAAAGTAGATGGGAGACTCAATAGCAAGTATGAGAATTGAAGGAACTCTTAGAGCTTCTCTGTATCTGTTGAGGCTCTGGTATATCTGAGTTCCTGGTATGTTTCCCATAATTACAGTGTTTGGTCTAGTGACATGCAGTAAAATCTTGAATACTGAGACCCCAACCTGAATTCCGAGCCAAGAAGATATCAGATGTTTAAACAAATACAGCCATTCATACTCAAGAGAAAGATCTTGATCAACTCTAAAAAGTCATCTATATTTCccaaaactaaaagaatttgaaCAGAAAATACATTTCTCCCTTCTAGTATTTTCCCAGACATAGGATAAGCAAAGGAAACAGAGAGCTTACCGCAATAGCAAGACCCAAGGGCACTGAAATGAATAGAACACCCAAGAAGGAGCACAAACAAGCAAAGAAATCAAGTTTGTCAAGTTTCCACAATTCATATGCACCCCGATAATCAATTAGTCCAATCAC is a genomic window containing:
- the LOC8277226 gene encoding protein SYS1 homolog isoform X2, which codes for MFYGAVVWDPWQIVAQIVCLQCLYYLTLGLFLSILVGTRVSRMSLVYFFDFAAITTSTITGWCVIASFLLTSIAGAGFMLYLIERAKKCLDFSATLYTIHLFVCIVYGGWPSSVTWWVVSGTGLAVMALLGEYLCIRRELKEIPITRYRSNV
- the LOC8277226 gene encoding protein SYS1 homolog isoform X1 — encoded protein: MFYGAVVWDPWQIVAQIVCLQCLYYLTLGLFLSILVGTRVSRMSLVYFFDFAAITTSTITGWCVIASFLLTSIAGAGFMLYLIERAKKCLDFSATLYTIHLFVCIVYGGWPSSVTWWVVSGTGLAVMALLGEYLCIRRELKEIPITRYRSRMEH
- the LOC8277227 gene encoding MAR-binding filament-like protein 1-1 isoform X1, translated to MAMGSSHLLQPHFPSSSSSSSSFSSHSHSHSIFFYFKNIDTKRKKRPTILACSRQEDPDDIIFSRKRAVLFVGISVLPFLQLRARALDTSFTKEIELKSLEEKQKEELAIQRYKPPNPFLSLLNGLGIFGTGVLGAFYALTLKEKKAAETTMEYMTDKLKENEATIVSLEKNFEAKLLSKQEEFSKQLREAKEEQQVLVNQLNSANSTITGLGQELKNEKRIIEELNARIGGLGANLSKAEEDKKALEGEMEEKLNSIEVLQNKINLLSIELKDKEENVQSLSSLLAEKELEVKNLNSTYKETKDELAKAERDTKALKDELLKVIKELESKNLVVDELNSTVSSLMFEKDESNKKLNAVQKEYNDLKSSSEKKAALDAVLLREREDELGRLKEKLELAQNEVRGSQAIIADLIQAREDLRKKLDTELNNVKNLKHELQNSQEALGKFRNEASHLAKELEQSRSKCTVLEAEVSRIEAEFAKATETMQKGLENAKQSGEELAGEIMALKEQLRKSKEDLQIASLDLGALTIERNSAQEELVDVYKKVEVTANELIEEKKVASSLSKELENLQNQVMKDKEARKSLERDLEEATKSLDEMNRNALILSGELEIANTRIASLEDDKEALYKSLTEQKNASKEAQENMEDAHNMVLKLGKERESLEKKAKKLEEELASAKGEILRLRSKINSSKTVPNEQEHSQKGEAINSSTALPNEQASQKGEAEEKVTVTAKRGGRRRRTGSQQ
- the LOC8277227 gene encoding MAR-binding filament-like protein 1-1 isoform X2, whose protein sequence is MAMGSSHLLQPHFPSSSSSSSSFSSHSHSHSIFFYFKNIDTKRKKRPTILACSRQEDPDDIIFSRKRAVLFVGISVLPFLQLRARALDTSFTKIELKSLEEKQKEELAIQRYKPPNPFLSLLNGLGIFGTGVLGAFYALTLKEKKAAETTMEYMTDKLKENEATIVSLEKNFEAKLLSKQEEFSKQLREAKEEQQVLVNQLNSANSTITGLGQELKNEKRIIEELNARIGGLGANLSKAEEDKKALEGEMEEKLNSIEVLQNKINLLSIELKDKEENVQSLSSLLAEKELEVKNLNSTYKETKDELAKAERDTKALKDELLKVIKELESKNLVVDELNSTVSSLMFEKDESNKKLNAVQKEYNDLKSSSEKKAALDAVLLREREDELGRLKEKLELAQNEVRGSQAIIADLIQAREDLRKKLDTELNNVKNLKHELQNSQEALGKFRNEASHLAKELEQSRSKCTVLEAEVSRIEAEFAKATETMQKGLENAKQSGEELAGEIMALKEQLRKSKEDLQIASLDLGALTIERNSAQEELVDVYKKVEVTANELIEEKKVASSLSKELENLQNQVMKDKEARKSLERDLEEATKSLDEMNRNALILSGELEIANTRIASLEDDKEALYKSLTEQKNASKEAQENMEDAHNMVLKLGKERESLEKKAKKLEEELASAKGEILRLRSKINSSKTVPNEQEHSQKGEAINSSTALPNEQASQKGEAEEKVTVTAKRGGRRRRTGSQQ